One Spinacia oleracea cultivar Varoflay chromosome 4, BTI_SOV_V1, whole genome shotgun sequence DNA segment encodes these proteins:
- the LOC130472181 gene encoding uncharacterized protein, translating to MEGIHLIRQLLENYRDKKKDLHMVFIDLEKAYIKYRGKFFDDIVLIDATKGVETKLELWRQTLESRGFRLSRNKTEYMECKFSGAQKREVGVITLDGKIVQGSEMFRYLGSIIQKDGELDGDVAHRIKACWLKWKSVTGSYVIQACPKY from the exons ATGGAGGGCATTCATCTTATAAGACAACTATTGGAGAATTATCGAGATAAGAAGAAGGATTTACATATGGTTTTCATTGATTTAGAGAAGGCATACATAAAGTATCGAGGGAAATTCTTTG atgatattgtgttgattgatgcAACCAAAGGAGTGGAAACtaagttggagttatggagacaaactttggaatctcgTGGTTTCaggctgagtagaaacaagacggaatatatggagtgtaagtttagtggagcCCAAAAAAGAGAGGTGGGGGtgattaccttagatgggaaaattgttCAAGGTTCTGAGATGTTCCGctatttaggatctattatccaaaaggatgggGAACTGGATGGTGATGTGGCTCACAGAATCAAAGCATGCTGGTTGAAGTGGAAAAGTGTCACGGGTTCCTATGTGATCCAGGCATGCCCCAAATATTGA
- the LOC110786471 gene encoding uncharacterized protein, with the protein MDNQNQETNRKRKNVNVASSSRNPGEQQHDDNDDHHLDLSLALPAHNNPTTANPNPNPNPPAADPASPVRRRRRRNAEAKSETVPPPYPWATDRRATVHSMTYLVANGINTISGEVRCTKCGEVNTLNFNLQEKFLAVRNFIQREEYDMHNRAPERWKHPRMVACGSCAEVICCKPVIAEKKRSVNWLFLFLGEFIGCCTLAQLKYFCKHTKVHRTGAKDRLIYSTYFELCKQLNSV; encoded by the coding sequence ATGGATAACCAAAACCAAGAAACAAACCGAAAGAGGAAGAATGTCAATGTCGCAAGCAGTAGTAGAAACCCAGGAGAACAACAacatgatgataatgatgatcaTCACTTGGATCTTTCTCTCGCCCTTCCTGCACACAATAACCCCACTACTGCCAACCCCAACCCCAACCCCAACCCCCCTGCCGCTGATCCAGCCTCTCCAGtccgccgccgccgccgccgcaACGCTGAAGCGAAGAGCGAAACAGTCCCACCCCCGTACCCATGGGCAACGGACCGACGTGCCACAGTCCATTCCATGACTTACTTAGTCGCTAATGGGATAAACACAATCTCCGGTGAAGTGAGATGCACAAAGTGTGGGGAAGTTAACACCCTAAACTTTAACCTCCAGGAGAAGTTTCTAGCAGTTCGTAATTTCATCCAGAGGGAGGAATACGATATGCACAACCGCGCGCCGGAAAGGTGGAAGCATCCTAGAATGGTTGCGTGTGGTTCCTGCGCCGAAGTTATTTGTTGTAAGCCTGTTATTGCGGAGAAGAAGAGGTCTGTTAATTGGTTGTTCTTGTTTTTGGGTGaatttattggttgttgtactTTGGCACAACTTAAGTATTTCTGTAAGCATACTAAGGTTCATCGTACTGGTGCTAAAGATCGCTTGATTTACTCCACTTATTTCGAGTTATGCAAGCAACTTAACTCGGTCTAA
- the LOC110786485 gene encoding uncharacterized protein, translated as MTSDKMSHPSHPEHPLQKVNYQNEYTCDGCKMKGTRERYRCEKCDFDLHIDCVTCPNITVQGQNCQFLEKPRLGIHCKKVDCTECRSCDACGMTIKGFVYHCRTTDWDFHPRCAKLEDQITIDDVMFRLEKQQPSSCAWCNKKRLKGGYKKIPGWSYVSNKNDGYNFHVYCVMEMAMQNLSSALQAMNQPEVKTKSKKLSHGLSSTSNKWVNVLKAFLGAVFSILLGDPTTLIGSTMAHLVIQGLLQAGSIW; from the exons ATGACAAGTGATAAAATGAGTCATCCAAGCCACCCGGAGCACCCCCTTCAGAAGGTCAATTATCAAAATGAATACACATGTGACGGCTGCAAGATGAAGGGCACAAGAGAAAGATATAGATGTGAAAAATGTGACTTTGATTTACACATCGATTGTGTTACATGCCCTAATATAACTGTTCAAGGGCAAAACTGTCAATTTCTAGAAAAGCCCCGTCTAGGAATTCACTGCAAGAAGGTTGATTGCACAGAGTGCAGGAGCTGTGACGCGTGTGGAATGACGATTAAGGGCTTCGTCTACCATTGTCGAACAACAGACTGGGATTTTCACCCTAGATGTGCTAAGTTGGAGGATCAAATTACAATTGACGATGTCATGTTTAGGCTTGAGAAACAACAACCATCTTCTTGTGCATGGTGCAATAAGAAGCGCCTCAAAG GTGGCTATAAGAAAATTCCAGGATGGTCATATGTATCGAATAAAAATGATGGTTATAATTTTCACGTCTACTGTGTGATGGAAATGGCCATGCAAAACTTGTCTTCGGCATTGCAAGCAATGAATCAACCTGAAGTTAAAACCAAGTCCAAGAAATTGTCACACGGTTTGAGTTCTACAAGCAATAAGTGGGTGAATGTACTCAAGGCTTTTCTTGGAGCTGTTTTCTCCATTCTTCTTGGAGATCCAACAACACTTATCGGTTCAACCATGGCTCATCTTGTCATTCAAGGTCTTTTACAGGCTGGATCCATTTGGTAA